In Planococcus versutus, the DNA window ATCTTCTTTTGTTAAAAACCCTTGATGTTCTTTCATGAAGTGATCAATTTTATCTGCAATTTCGCCTTCATAAAAAGAGCGGGCATTAGTTTGTCCAATATCGATCAATGTTTTAGCATGACCCGGAGATGACCACAATTCCCCAATTTCTGGCGCACGGCCATTTGGTGCAAATGTATCAAACCAACCTTGATACTCTTCACTAGTAAACGATTCTTTGTATTTAGCATAGGCCGCTTGCCAATACTTTCCGAGAATAGGCGTTAGTGGATAGCCTTCTTCTGCATAACGAATCGCTGGTTGCAAAGCTTCTGCAAGTGACAACTTCCCAAACTTCTTTGAAAGTTCAGCCCAAGCAGCAGGCACTCCCGGTACTGTTACAGGTACTAAGCCATGCGTTGGCATTTTTTCAAATCCAAGTGCTTTTACGGCTTCAGGAGAAATACTTTTCGGTGCAGGACCTGAACTGTTCAAGCCATGTAGTTTGTCTTTTACCCAAACTAAAGCAAACGCATCTCCACCGATTCCATTTGAAGTGGGCTCCACAACAGTTAATGCAGCAGCAGTGGCAATGGCTGCATCAATGGCATTCCCACCCTTTTGCATAACTTCAATACCCGCTTGTGCTGCTAGTGGTTGTGAAGTGGCCACCATTCCTTTTTTTGAAAAAACGGTTTGTCTTTGTGACATAAATGGGTTGTGTAAATAATCCATTAAAATTCCTCCTATCAGTATAAAAGCCGAATGCGGGAAAGCTTCCGCATTCGGCTTTTTGGTTATCCCGCAAAATGGCAAGCTGCAAAATGATCTTTTTCATGTTCGATAAAAGCAGGCTTTTCGACTTTGCAAATCTCTTGTGCAATTGGACACCGTGTATGAAAAGCACATCCGGAAGGTGGATTTGCTGGATTGGGCATATCTCCAACCAATCGAACACGTTCTTTCTTGGCATTTACTGTGGGTCTTGGAATAGCAGATAGTAACGCTTGCGTGTAGGGATGAAGCGGTTTATTGAAAATAGCTGAAACCGTGCTCATCTCTACTGTATTCCCTAAATACATAACCAGTACACGATCACAGAAATAACGTACCACACCTAGATCGTGTGAGATAAATAAATAAGAAAGGTCGTATTTTTCTTGTAATGTTTTTAGTAGTTTTAAAATTTGCGCTTGAACGGAAACATCCAGTGCTGAAACAGCTTCATCACAAATAATAAATTGTGGATTCAACGCGATTGCTCGAGCAATGCCAATTCGTTGTCGTTGGCCACCACTAAATTCGTGTGGATACCGGTCGTAATGCTCGGGTTTTAGTCCGACTTCTTTTAGTAAGTCCTCTACTGAATCTCTTCTTTCTTGCGTTGACATATCTGTATGCATTTTAAAAACTTCATCTAACGCATGTCCGACTCGTTGTCTGGGGTTTAAAGATGCATACGGATCTTGGAAAATCATCTGCATTTCTTTAACAAATTTCTTTTTTTCTCTTCGCTTTAAATCTTGAATTTCCTGATCATTAAAATAAATTTTTCCATCTGTTAACTCTTCAAGCCCTAAAATGGTTCTACCAAGAGTAGATTTGCCACAACCGGATTCTCCTACCACTCCAAGACTTTCGCCTTTATAAAGCTTTAGAGAAACAGATTCTACCGCTTTAACATTGCCAGTAACTCGTTTTAACAGACCGCCTTTAATTGGGAAATATTTTTTTACACTAGTTAACTCTAATAGAATATCAGACTTTAAGGGTGATTTTTCTTTGATTGTGGTCAACCGTTTCAGCCTCCTTGTCGATCAGCCAGCAGCTCGCATAATGCCCTTTTCCTGCATTGAATTCCGGAGGCTCGTCTATTTTGCACTTATCCATAGCGAACTTGCAACGCGGATGAAAACGACAACCTGTTATTTTTTCGTTTAAACCTGGCATATTGCCAGGAATCGGTTCTAACTCGAATTCTGGATCGTCTACATTAGGCACAGAGTTTAACAAGCCAATTGTATAAGGATGTTGAGGATTCTCGAAAATTTCACGTACAGGGCCTTCTTCGATTTTCTTGCCTGCGTACATAACCATTACACGATCTGCCACTTCTGCTACAACGCCCATATCGTGAGTAATCAACAATACGCCCATATTCAATTTATCTTTCAAGTCTTTCATCAAATCCAAAATCTGAGCTTGAATGGTCACATCTAGAGCAGTTGTAGGTTCGTCTGCTATTAACAAGCTAGGATGGCAAGCAAGTGCCATAGCGATCATAACACGTTGCCTCATCCCTCCACTTAGTTCATGTGGATATTGGTTTAAACGTTTATCCGGACTGGGAATTCCTACTTGTCTGAGCAATTCGATACTTTGTTTACTCGCTTCTTTCTTTGATAACTTATGGTGCAAAAGCAATGGTTCCCGCAATTGATAGCCGATGGTCAGTACCGGATTCAAAGCAGTCATGGGTTCTTGAAAAATCATCGACATCTTATTACCTCGAATACGGCGCATCTGCTCATCTGAATTTTTTTGAAGAGACTCTCCATTTAATAAGATTTCTCCGCTTTCAATAGACCCATTAGAAGGCAGAAGCCTCATTACGGATAAAGATGTAATACTTTTTCCGCAACCTGATTCTCCAACGATGCATAAAGTTTCTCCTTTGTTCACATGAAAGGAGACATCTCTGACCGCTTGTAATGAACCTTCCGCTGTACGAAAAGATGTTACTAAATTCTTCACTTCAAGTAATGTCTCCGCCATACTTTCCCTACTCTCTAGTTACGTTTTGTAAGAACCATTGGCCGTTCGGATCTAACTGAAGTCCTTTAATCGATTGATCTGTAGCTGCCGTCACAACACCATGGTACATGACAACGACTGCATCTTCATCTAACATCAACTGATTTGCTTCTTCTAAATATTTTTTACGTTCTTCTTGGTCCACTGTTGTGCGCGATGCTTCAACAAGTTTATCAAATTCTGGATTACTGTATTGCGCTCGGTTTGAAGCACCGACATTGTCCGAATGGAAGTTAGGGTAAAACATTTCAGAACCGTCACTTGTAACATTCGACCAACTCAAGAATGTCAAATCGTAATCACCTGATCTTGCCGTATCTAAGAATGTAGCCCACTCCATTGTTTCAATTTCTACATTGAAACCAGCTTCTGTCAGTTGAGATTGAACAATTTCAGCCATTAGGACAAAATTATCACGGTTAGCAGCAAGTAATTTGATTGGCTCGTCGCCAAATCCATTTTCTTCTACTAATTTTTTAGCTGCTTCTGGATCATATGCAGTTCCACCTTCGTCTGCTGATTTGTCATAACCAAAAACTTGTGGTCCAAGAACACTATCGCTTCTTACACCTAATCCATTTAGTTTTTCAACAAAAGCATCACGGTCAATTGCACTTGCTACTGCTTTTCGGAAATCTGGATTCTCGCTACGTTCTTGCGAATGATTGAACGTCAAGTAATAAACCGGTGTTCCTTCTTTTTTCGTTACTTCAACGTTGTCAATTGATTCAACGCGAGACAATTGTTCTGAAGGCAAGGCATCAATAAAGTTTACTTCGCCTGTTTGCAACATCGAAATCGCTGTTGAAATTTCAGGAACAACTTTGTATGTCACTTTGTCTAGTGTTGGAGCACCATCCCAATAAGCTTCGTTTTTCTCCAAAACGACTTGGTCGCCTTGATTCCAGCTCTCGAACTTAAATGGTCCAGTTCCTACAGGATTTTGCATCAAATCTTGTACTTGGTCAGCTGTTGGAGAAATGATTGCCGCATTGGAGTGTGACAA includes these proteins:
- a CDS encoding ABC transporter ATP-binding protein; the protein is MTTIKEKSPLKSDILLELTSVKKYFPIKGGLLKRVTGNVKAVESVSLKLYKGESLGVVGESGCGKSTLGRTILGLEELTDGKIYFNDQEIQDLKRREKKKFVKEMQMIFQDPYASLNPRQRVGHALDEVFKMHTDMSTQERRDSVEDLLKEVGLKPEHYDRYPHEFSGGQRQRIGIARAIALNPQFIICDEAVSALDVSVQAQILKLLKTLQEKYDLSYLFISHDLGVVRYFCDRVLVMYLGNTVEMSTVSAIFNKPLHPYTQALLSAIPRPTVNAKKERVRLVGDMPNPANPPSGCAFHTRCPIAQEICKVEKPAFIEHEKDHFAACHFAG
- a CDS encoding ABC transporter ATP-binding protein, whose protein sequence is MAETLLEVKNLVTSFRTAEGSLQAVRDVSFHVNKGETLCIVGESGCGKSITSLSVMRLLPSNGSIESGEILLNGESLQKNSDEQMRRIRGNKMSMIFQEPMTALNPVLTIGYQLREPLLLHHKLSKKEASKQSIELLRQVGIPSPDKRLNQYPHELSGGMRQRVMIAMALACHPSLLIADEPTTALDVTIQAQILDLMKDLKDKLNMGVLLITHDMGVVAEVADRVMVMYAGKKIEEGPVREIFENPQHPYTIGLLNSVPNVDDPEFELEPIPGNMPGLNEKITGCRFHPRCKFAMDKCKIDEPPEFNAGKGHYASCWLIDKEAETVDHNQRKITLKV
- a CDS encoding glutathione ABC transporter substrate-binding protein, producing the protein MNKKWLFLLALIGLLILGACSESTIPEGTESGKTSSSSESEGQEVIYASTTDAVGLSPIMTNDSVSSSVMSQIYENLFERNPETMELEPKLAESYENPDELTWVIKLKEGIEFQDGTPFNAEAVKYTFDKLVDPATAAPRASLLEPIDTVTAVDETTVEIKTKYPYGPLLAALSHSNAAIISPTADQVQDLMQNPVGTGPFKFESWNQGDQVVLEKNEAYWDGAPTLDKVTYKVVPEISTAISMLQTGEVNFIDALPSEQLSRVESIDNVEVTKKEGTPVYYLTFNHSQERSENPDFRKAVASAIDRDAFVEKLNGLGVRSDSVLGPQVFGYDKSADEGGTAYDPEAAKKLVEENGFGDEPIKLLAANRDNFVLMAEIVQSQLTEAGFNVEIETMEWATFLDTARSGDYDLTFLSWSNVTSDGSEMFYPNFHSDNVGASNRAQYSNPEFDKLVEASRTTVDQEERKKYLEEANQLMLDEDAVVVMYHGVVTAATDQSIKGLQLDPNGQWFLQNVTRE